The following are from one region of the Methanoculleus caldifontis genome:
- a CDS encoding CPBP family intramembrane glutamic endopeptidase, with translation MRSPAPGHPYDPRSPSTARREVIVFLVLAFALSSIGWLFTTRSTAVEALLLSTVFTMWCPGIAAVVTRLYFQRNPGGFGFRVGEGRWLAVAAFLPILVGLLIFGPVWATGIGSFNHEGAAMVFSTGFIPVFLVSIVFSLFAAAGEEIGWRGLLVPEMAKFMGFTKLALLSSAIWAVWHFPLIVFSTYHGAGPLWYSLAVFVPSVMGAGIILAWLRLRSGSILPAVLFHGFWNYFIQQFYPLLTMETPESVMITGEFGWAAAAVYILLALVCWHFRGIVESIGAGSPSAAGREPLQS, from the coding sequence ATGAGATCCCCCGCTCCTGGGCACCCTTACGACCCCCGCTCTCCGTCGACGGCGCGACGGGAAGTCATCGTCTTTCTGGTGCTTGCGTTTGCCCTGAGCAGTATCGGCTGGCTCTTTACGACCCGGAGCACGGCGGTGGAGGCGCTTCTCCTCTCCACCGTCTTCACGATGTGGTGTCCGGGCATCGCCGCCGTCGTAACGCGGCTCTACTTCCAGCGTAACCCGGGGGGATTCGGGTTCCGGGTGGGAGAGGGCCGGTGGCTGGCGGTCGCAGCCTTCCTCCCCATCCTCGTCGGCCTCCTGATATTCGGCCCGGTCTGGGCGACCGGGATCGGGTCGTTTAATCATGAGGGGGCTGCAATGGTCTTCAGCACGGGATTCATCCCGGTCTTTCTCGTCTCGATCGTCTTCAGCCTCTTCGCTGCCGCAGGAGAGGAGATCGGGTGGCGCGGGCTCCTCGTCCCGGAGATGGCGAAGTTCATGGGGTTTACGAAACTCGCTCTCCTCTCCAGCGCCATCTGGGCCGTGTGGCACTTCCCCCTGATCGTCTTCTCCACCTACCACGGGGCGGGCCCGCTCTGGTACTCGCTCGCGGTCTTCGTCCCGTCGGTCATGGGCGCAGGGATCATCCTTGCCTGGCTCCGTCTCCGGTCGGGGAGCATTCTTCCGGCCGTCCTCTTCCACGGGTTCTGGAACTACTTCATCCAGCAGTTCTACCCGCTCCTCACGATGGAGACCCCGGAGTCGGTGATGATCACCGGGGAGTTCGGGTGGGCGGCCGCGGCGGTCTACATCCTCCTTGCTCTGGTCTGCTGGCATTTCCGGGGAATTGTCGAGTCAATAGGGGCGGGATCGCCCTCCGCGGCCGGCAGGGAACCGTTGCAGTCCTGA